The region TATACTAGGTCCCAAGTCGCCGGCTATATCAGGAACAACAGCCACATTATCGCCCGCAATATGTACAAGAGCTAACGATAACGCCGGTATCACAATCCACACGGTCTTCACCACCTGCTGCTATTATAGTATTAGTAGCAGCAGGCATTGGTGAATCAAAAGGCTGCTGACGCACCTGGGCGCGCCGGCAGCCTGAATAACAGTTATCTTTTTTACTTTGCCCCCCGCGTCTTGAGTTCGATACGGCGGCGCTCTTCTATCTCCTTCCAGGTCACCCAGATGGGACTGGCATTGAATATGGAAGAGTAAGCACCGCTGGTGATACCAATAATAAGGGCCAACGCAAAATTCTTTGTCGTCTCGCCGCCAAAGAAATATAACGAAAGGGCAGCGAACAGCACCGTCAACACGGTATAAATGGAACGGGTCATCGTCTGCCAAATGCTGCGGTTGACTAGTTCGGCAAGACTTTCCGACTTACGGTGTGTTTTAAGATTTTCGCGAATACGGTCGAAAATGACGATAGTATCATTAATGGAATAACCGATAATCGTGAGGACGGCCGCAACAAAAGAAGCGTCAACTTCTAATTGCCAAAGGGAAAACACTCCAAGGACAACAAGCACGTCGTGCAGGAGCGCGATAATTCCGGAAATGGCAAACTTAAATTCAAACCGGTAAGTTATATACAGGACCATCAGCGCCGAGGCGGCGGCCACGGCCAGTGCGGCTTGGCGGGTCAGTTCCGAACCAATGACGGCGCCTACTTTTTCAATCCGCAGGATATCAAATTTGCCCAGTTTCTGCTCCAGCCCGCTCAGTACCGCGCGTCGTTCTTCTTCGCCCAGCACCTGGGTGCGGATAAATACATTGGGTGACGCTTCGGACTGCGTGGCAACCGTTGCCAATTGGATGGTGCTATTCT is a window of Sporolituus thermophilus DSM 23256 DNA encoding:
- the secF gene encoding protein translocase subunit SecF — its product is MKFDIIGKRYWWFALSALVIIPGLISMAVRGFNLGIDFTGGTLLDMKFARPVTVAEVRDVLKDYHLENSTIQLATVATQSEASPNVFIRTQVLGEEERRAVLSGLEQKLGKFDILRIEKVGAVIGSELTRQAALAVAAASALMVLYITYRFEFKFAISGIIALLHDVLVVLGVFSLWQLEVDASFVAAVLTIIGYSINDTIVIFDRIRENLKTHRKSESLAELVNRSIWQTMTRSIYTVLTVLFAALSLYFFGGETTKNFALALIIGITSGAYSSIFNASPIWVTWKEIEERRRIELKTRGAK